The following are from one region of the Salvelinus sp. IW2-2015 unplaced genomic scaffold, ASM291031v2 Un_scaffold2099, whole genome shotgun sequence genome:
- the LOC139024988 gene encoding uncharacterized protein yields the protein MVGGGENPEQLEGTGREGEGMVGGGENQSSCRGTGERGRGDGGRGEKPRAAGGGQERGRGGVVGGERTRAAGGGQGERERGWWEGERTPEQLEGDRERGRGGWWEGREPRAAGGGQGERERGGGRGENPEQLEGDRERGRGGWWEGERTQSSWRGTGREEGDGGGERTRAAEGQGERERGWWEGERTQSSWRGTGREERGVVGGERTQSSWRGQGERERGMVGGGENPEQLEGDRERGRGGVVGGGENQSSWRGQGERERGGGRGENPEQLRGREREGVWEGREPRAAGGGQGERERGWWEGERTQSSWRGTGREGEGDGGGGENQSSWRGTGREGDGDGGRGENPEQLEGTGREGEGDGGGGREPRAAGGLR from the coding sequence atggtgggagggggagagaacccAGAGCAGCtggaggggacagggagagagggagaggggatggtgggagggggagagaaccaGAGCAGCTGCAgggggacaggggagagagggagaggggatggtgggaggggagagaaacCCAGAGCAGCTggagggggacaggagagagggagagggggggtggtgggaggggagagaaCCAGAGCAGctggagggggacagggagagagggagagggggtggtgggagggggagagaacacCAGAGCAGctggagggggacagggagagagggagagggggatggtgggAGGGGAGAGAACCCAGAGCAGctggagggggacagggagagagggagaggggtggtgggaggggagagaaCCCAGAGCAGctggagggggacagggagagagggagagggggatggtgggagggggagagaacccAGAGCAGctggagggggacagggagagaggaaggggatggtggagggGAGAGAACCAGAGCAgctgagggacagggagagagggagagggggtggtgggagggggagagaacccAGAGCAGctggagggggacagggagagaggagaggggggtggtgggaggggagagaaCCCAGAGCAGCtggaggggacagggagagagggagagggggatggtgggagggggagagaacccAGAGCAGctggagggggacagggagagagggagagggggggtggtgggagggggagagaaccaGAGCAGCtggaggggacagggagagagggagaggggtggtgggaggggagagaaCCCAGAGCAGctgaggggcagagagagggagggggtgtggGAGGGGAGAGAACCCAGAGCAGctggagggggacagggagagagggagaggggatggtgggagggggagagaacccAGAGCAGctggagggggacagggagagagggagagggggatggtggagggggagagaaccAGAGCAGctggagggggacagggagagagggagatggggatggTGGGAGGGGAGAGAACCCAGAGCAGTtggaggggacagggagagagggagagggggatggtggaGGGGGAAGAGAACCCAGAGCAGCTGGAGGGCTGAGGTAG